The Cyclopterus lumpus isolate fCycLum1 chromosome 3, fCycLum1.pri, whole genome shotgun sequence genome includes the window GAAGACATCTGGATGTAGCTGTGAAGATGTCAtgctctcctctgtgtccttgGCTGCTGTGTAGAGGATATCTACTCATCAGAAGAGAAGGTGGACCAGCAGCCAGTCACAGTGAGAGTGATGGACACCTGTGACCAGGTATGAACATGCTGTTGTTTTGACTCTGTGTGAGGTGGTAGGAAGGCTTGAAGGTTTTACTCACATGTTCACTACTGCTACCTCATCTGTGTAGCCCATTAATGATTTAATGCCATTTTGTATTGCTTCCATGTAAAATCAACACAAATAGGCTAACAActacatcaaattaaaaaagaagaaatcaaatGACAGTAGCAGTTAGCAGATTCAGGCCCATAGAGTATCTACTCTGCTAGATACTGTATTAACAAGAAGAAACAATGCAGCTTTCCATTAAAGAGTAAAGACCAAGTACTAAATATAAGTATTAAACCACTTGGAGATTGTTGTGATGGCCATATATAATTCATTCACATGgtggttattattgttatccTAAGCCTTCTGCATAACCTCTTCCCCAAAACCCTGCACTTTTTGGGCATCTATAAACACCTGGACCACGTCACCACAAGCCAGAATGGCAATGGAAGACTGCAGACCCAATCCAGATCCTTTTCCTGGGGTCCAATACCCCTCAGTTAAATATCCTCAAGACAAAGAAACGTCTCAGTGCAGTGAAGAGACTTGAAACACATCACAATAAACATCTGGTCTCTTATTCAGGCCACAGTTATATCATCAGTTTGTACTTATGCAGTAAAAATACCAGCACAATCCAACCACAGCCGGTCACAGGACATGTGTTCTTATTGAAATTAATATTATGATTTTTGTTTGATCTTTGCACTCAAGCAGGGAGTTGTTTTGTACATCATAAATCAGAGAAGCTCAATCAGAGCTCAGGCCCATTTGTAAGCATTGACTGACACCTGCTGGTGGAACACAGGAACTGTTTACTACAAACACTAAAGCTTTCACTGAAGACTCAACTCCAGCCAGTTCAGCCTAGACTGGGAGGCATTAAGGCAAAAAGCAACACATGCGAGACTAATTCACACAATTCAGAAATGACCCAACtaacagaacaacaaaaactaaaaagaagcCTCGCAGCATGAAGCTGCATCTAAAATTCCTTTTTACACTCATAATCCAGAGGCATGGTGTGACTGTTTGTCAGACCTGTGTGTGGACTATGCcaatgaaaaaaatagaaattaaacaGTAATTCAAAGTAATTTTTACTCCAgaacatattcaaatatattcataatgatatattttaaaaacGATGGCCTTAGTTTAAATTGATTTGTATGAACAGTATTATGGTCCTTCATCATCAATTTCAAATGTTATCAGCCGAGTGAATGGGCGTCATCAGCGGTTATCAGACAAAAGGGAAAGTAAAACCTATTGTTGTGAATTGAAACAAGTTTGTCTAACTTTTGGCCACCTTTACTGAGCAGTCGCAGTTTACATCAAAGTTAAACGAACAGTGTGTAAGCTTTAGCGCCAACTAGTGGTGAGTTGCAGATTGCTAATCAACTAAAtacccctccctttccaagtgCGTTGGAAACTACAGTGGCCTTAAGGTAGGGAGTTATTACTACTAGGAgctactcttatcaatacttATTCAAGAATTGTatctaaaaacatacatatgttatatatataataaaactgCCAATATTATAAATCTACACAGTTCAAAAAGTATacgaaaaacaaaaaaaagctgagCTGCCATGGCTGTGTTGCTCCTCTCAGGCCTGTCTGCTTCAAATCACCGTTAGCAACATAGTTAGGCTAACTTTAGCATTTAGCTGCcaggagccaatcagaggcatcCACCCGGATTTCCTCCTCACGGTCTTCTCTGTTTATACTACAATGctgactttgtccttttctacTGTCATCAATACTACAGCCTGTCGTCTTCATGTATTTGTATTAGTGATCAAGATGATAACTGTCTTCTAAACCTACAGGTGTAGCAGGCCCTTTCTAACTCGTATCTATGAGGCTGATAACGCTCATTCAATTGGCTGATATCATTGAAAGCAGGTTCCTTAATGACACAGTTTAAACCCTTGTTATATGAATGACAGTGCAGCCCAGGAAGAGaacaagcagtgtgtgtgtctggtttctgtgtgtgtacaggagGGTCCAGTGAATAGTGAGCGTTATCTGTCGTGGGCCAGCGCCTTCCTCGTCGTCTACAGCATCGACAACATGGAGAGCTTTAAAGGCTGCCAGCTGTACCTGCAGACCCTCGCCCTGCACAACAAAACCTTCAACCCACAAACTCCCATCATCCTACTGGGGAACAAGCTGGACATGGACAGATACAggctggtgtctgtgtgtgtctgtgtcctataataataataataataataatataatatgcatTACTGATGTAAGCAGGCTAAGAAAAGGTTTGGCCCAAACAGTCATAATGTGCAGACTGTGTAGTTCAattaaattctgtttattttgtatagcccaaaatcacaaattatccccagagggctttacaatctgtacaaatatgacatcctctgtcccgggacctcacatcagatcaggagaaactccccaaaaaaccttCTTTaaggagggagaaaaagggaagaacccttctgtagagcaacagaggaggatccctctccccggatggacagatgaatagatgtcatgtgaccagatgaacagagttagagagttacataaacacattacatgaatatgacagaaatgattcatatgagagtaataataataataataataataagaataataataatccttttatatagtgcttttctaagtactcaaagacactttacataggGAAGAGAGTAGTAGGCATTtggaggtctataggaatacacggctccacagagctgtgactctctgtcagcctggctacagtgctaaagagaaccctggggttgttcttatttttctctattactgatgagtaataggctgctctggcattacggagagcctttttatatgttttaagactatctcgccaaactaagcgtgattcttccagattggtggaacgccatatgctttcatgctttcgtgaagtttgctttagtttgctggtctgagggttctaccagggagcaaacctccttcgcctcactgtctttttcttcagtggggctatcgagtctagtgtcattctcagtgagcctgtagcactattgacaatatgatcaatctgggacggactaaagttagcacaggagtcctccgtcacattgagacgtggtattgaatcaaatgcagaaggaatctcttctttaaatgtaactacagcactgtcagttagacatctggtgtagaaacttttgactaacggtgtatactccgggagtataaactcaaaagttatgaggtaatggtctgacagaagagggttctgtgggaagacctccaaatgctcaatgtcaatgccatatgcaagaacaaggtggagggtgtggccaaagcagtgagtgggtttctgtactctgacagaagccaatcgagtccaacaatgagataaatgcagcactaaggcaatcattatcaatatccacatgaatattaatatctcctgcaataataaccttgtcagttttaaggactaaacttgataaacactctgaaaattcagatataaattctgaatatggacctggtggccggtacagtataacaaatagaattggctgtaatgttttccaggttggatgtgaaagactaagaacaaggctttcaaatgagttgtagtttagtttaggtttaggattcattaataggcttgagtcaaagatggctgctactccacctcctcggccggtgcctcgaggaatgtgagtattaatatgacttggaggagttgattcatttaggttgacatattcttcatggctcagccaggtttcagtaagacacaataaatcaatgtgattgtctgatattaaatcatttactaatacagctttagatgacagatctaatatttaggagtccacatttaattatcctgttttgttgcactgtggcagtagtgatgttaacctttatgaggttattttgtatgactcctcttctggttacttttgatttaattaatttaagtggccgtgggacagacacagtctctatagagttaaggttaagggtgggtaactgctcggatggaaatgcagagaagggtggaagactacaactctgcttctgcttcctgatctgaactctgggtcttggattaagtccgttaatcaacttggccatgtttgcagttTATGGTGTGTAActgtgcatctaacccactgagaactgcctccaaccagcaaatgaactacacttatGTACTATTATCAtaaagggaggcagaggaatagctctacatATGACACACTGAGCAAGAGAGTGAAGGAAAGGGGGAGAAGGAAGCCATCGCTAGCTGCTAAGCTAAAGTACGGTAGTTAACGTTAGCAGTATTTgacaatgtgtaaataaaactgTTGGATTAGTCAATAAATCGCTAAAAGGAGAGATCTGGgtgtttaaatgttaaagatGTAGAGCAGGTAATCAGCCACTGGTACTGaagaatatcacacaattaaCGTGGTTTAGCTGGAGCTGAGAAAATACGCTATTGGATAGCAGACACGCTGGTAACCAGAAGTGAGACAATACGCTTACTGAAGTACGTTAGCAGGTTTTAACTTTGAATGAAGTCCATTTGAAGATGCTTCACAGCACAGACATGCAGCAGTGGTGGACACCTGGTGGAGATCTGCACCCaactgagtgcacctttctagcTGTTACTATTTTAGCGatatagcactttgtagtttagcactttagtagcacttaaatgtctcttactgatagcactctgtagtttaactttattgaagaaattgtactttcttgattcttgttgttctgagtttggactcatggtttaatgcacttattgtaagtcgctttggataaaagcgtcagctaaacgACATGTCATGTAATGATACCATTACTGATACATGGTCATTTCTTGAATGGGTATCTGATTTCTCAAAATAATGGGAACCCTCAAAGGTAAATCACATGACACATAAAGCCATTTATAACAAACTTAATAAAAAGCACCCCAAAGCACCACATGGTTTCCTTTCTGCTATTACCTTACACCTTAGATGTGGCGTGTGACTGTATGTTTCTGATGTCATATTGGCTTTCACAGTTATTTGTTAGTAGAATGTACTGTCTGGGAAACAATTGATACAGAGCGCTTCATTCGTGTAAACTTTCGTCAGTGACACAAGTAATCAGGTTTCAGTAAACCATGTATTCTTTCTCAGGCAGGTGACTCCGTGTGACGGTGAGCTGCTGGCGTCTCGTTTTGGCTGTTTGTTCTTTGAGGTGTCGGCCTGTCTGGACTTCCTCTCTGTGCAGCACGTGTTCTACGAGGCGGTGAGGAGGGCGAGGCACGGGGGGGAGTGTGGCTGTCTGGTACCGGCCATCTACGTCAGCGAGGACAAAGCGCTGCTTGGTGTCCCCTCCTTCACCACCCCCTGCTACAAGGAGCTGCCGACCCCTGCCACTGCCAAGCTGGTCACCGTGAAGACGTCCAGAGCCCAGAGCAAACGAAGGGCCGCCACACTCACCCTGCTAAAGGGCTTCAAGATCTTCTGACTCTCCCTGACACCCTCCACTGCAACCACTGACTCTTTAAAAAGACCATGCTGCACAGGGGGTGGACACAATAATATGAACAGCTATACAGTGAGTGCACAAACATGTGGTTAAAGGACGACCAGCGCAACCCCCTGAGTCACACACGTTCTGATGATTTGAATAGTTTCATGGTCTATTCAAGTCTTGAGAATCCTAATATGACCTTGACAATACAACACATCTCAACACAATTTTGCAGTGACACTTTTGGCTCTTTTCCTTTGGACAAAAGAGAGGCCACTATTGTATTGCACCTGGAAGCAAAAATGATTTGTTTAAAGCCATGGACAAAACACTCCATTTGAAACTGTAGTGTCTTTAAGCTTTTATTATGGTCCTTCTCCTGTTTTTAGGACTTCTTCTTTTGAAAATTTCTCTTGTTATCGCTTGTATCATGTTATTATAATGGTTGGATTAACACAGTTTTACATATCAACCGCTGAAAAGGTGTAACACATTGAGTGGCCCCATATAAAGCAAAGGATACCCATTAACTGGTCTCAGAAGGCAATCAAATACCTTGGAATTTGGTTGATGCACTGTACTGGTGActtgtaaacaaaaaaattaaagaagaTCTAAGTGACTGGTCAACACCCCTATTGAATAAGTGCGAGAATTGATATTATAAAGATGTCCATTTACCTAGAttaccatatttatttatgtcgcTACCAATTAAAATCCCCGCCAGACAATTCCAAGACTGGGACAGACAGATCTCCACATTTATTTGGAATGGAAGGAAGCCACGTGTAAAATATAGCACATTAACCATCAATTCAGTAAGGAGGGAGGTGGTATGTCCTTTCCTATGAGGGGCGACTGAGGGGTTGAGTGgggagcagggtcgtccttcaatcagaggatcggcggttcgaccCCCACCTCCGCCATCCCATGTCgatgggcaagacacttaacccaaaaatgtctcccgtagctgttttACGGTGTGTGActattagttagtcctgatgggcaggtggaaccttagctcctcccatcagtgtatatggtgtgaatgggtgaatgatgtaatgtcgtgagtggtcggaagactagaaaagaggaATACAAGTCAAGGTCCGTTTACCATGATGTAACTCCAACATGCTAGCTCGCTAGCTTGATGTAAATTCTGAGAATAATGTGGTCctatttaaagttttttttaaatcagaagtGTTTTTTCTAATATATTTGGGCAATACCAGTGCCAAAatattcatgtttcatgtcctctttaaattataataataattaaagctgcgagcagcgatgaacgggtcctcgctcacccgcgGTAGTCGGGGGCGccgacccgctcggccgagaacgcggggccgccggtcgtacgttttaacgtttgtcgcgtaaccccgatattgATACACAtcattgagtatcatctgcataacaacgaaagtttatgcagtgtttcctgataatattgcccaaaggaagcatatataaggtaaataaaattggtccaagcacagaaccttgtggaactccgtgattaacgttggtggtcattgaggcttcatcgtttacaaatacaaattgagatcgatctgataaataggatttaaaccaacttagtgtggtacctgaaatgccaatcgactgatccagtctctgtaataagatgtcatgatcaatggtgtcgaatgcagcactaaggtctaataataccagtacggagatgagtcctttatcagcactaaggtctaacaagaccagtacagagatgagtcctttatcagcactaaggtctaacaagaccagtacagagatgagtcctttatcaacactaaggtctaacaagaccagtacagagatgagtcctttatcaacactaaggtctaacaagaccagtacagagatgagtcctttatcagcactaaggtctaacaagaccagtacggagatgagtcctttatcaacactaaggtctaacaagacaagtacagaggtgagtcctttatcaacactaaggtctaacaagaccagtacagagatgagtcctttatcaacactaaggtctaacaagaccagtacagagatgagtcctttatcaacactaaggtctaacaagaccagtacagagatgagtcctttatcaacactaaggtctaacaagaccagtacagagatgagtcctttatcagcactaaggtctaacaagaccagtacggagatgagtcctttatcaacactaaggtctaacaagaccagtacagagatgagtcctttatcagcactaaggtctaacaagaccagtacagaggtgagtcatttatcagcactaaggtctaacaagaccactacagagatgagtcctttatcagcactaaggtctaacaagaccagtacagagatgagtcctttatcaacactaatgtctaacaagaccagtacagaggtgagtcctttatcagcactaaggtctaacaagaccagtacagagatgagtcctttatcaacactaatgtctaacaagaccagtacagaggtgagtcctttatcagcactaaggtctaacaagaccagtacagaggtgagtcctttatcagcactaatgtctaacaagaccagtacagagatgagtcctttatcaacactaatgtctaacaagaccagtacagaggtgagtcctttatcagcactaatgtctaacaagaccagtacagaggtgagtcctttatcagcactaaggtctaacaagaccagtacagaggtgagtcctttatcagcactaaggtctaacaaacaagtcctttatctgatgcaattaggaggtcatttgtcaGCAccgacagtcctgatctttatcccccgaatacaacgagctgacgagctgcagctgtgggacgagctgagtggcttcaggtgtgagttggagctcacctggcttggccccgcctccaagctcgtagctccctggcagcgctctgaggtaccgggtgtcaccgTGTgaccgggctgaggagggagtccggctggctgagtcctgacaattctgatgtaggaagtcacacaactgatttgcgactactttctcaaggatcttagagaggaagggaaggttagagatcggtcatCATCGGCCACGTGTCGGTGTGAATCCACTGTGGTTCGAGCCGGTTGAGTCAGACGTGCACTCGGGAGACAAGATCTCGAGCATACCGTGCACactttattttttgggggggcacGAGCCGCGAGGGGAGTTGAGACCGAGCATGTGCGGAGCGGGCGTCTGAGACGTGACTTCCCACATCTGAGGTGGTTGCTATGGAAACGATCCCACGAGTGCAGGAAACACTTGGTGCGGAGAGACAGAGCTGATGCAGAACACACCCTGGCCGGGGATTGTTACAGTCTTGTGTTTCATGCGGGGGTCAAGACAGCAAGCAATGCAACATTTGGCACAGTTACTTAATCTCTTAAATCATTCAGAAATGTATTCGCACAAACTGAACTCATAGGCAACAATCCACATTTTGTACAATAGCTAGGGTACAGCAAATGTGTTCGTGGCTCTTATTTTTAAGTAAATGCATCATGTGTTCACGGTTCAAAAGGACTTCCCCATTATAGCAGaatattattgaatatttaatgaatgaacacattaagCTAATGTTGTGTTTGATCTTTTTCTCAACCAAGTCCAACTGATTTTGAGTTTCTATTTGCTGTCCATGGCCTGGAGGCCTCATCGTCCTGAGCTCATAAAACTCgaggcacaaaataacatctgttATTGGTCGAAAAGTGACGTATGATTTCCCGAGTAAAGAGAGGACATGGGCCTTGGTTGTTCTGCGTTGTCTTCATCGTGACTtcctcctctgatgcatcctcaCTGTCTGCTTCCTGGACTCTCTCCACCTCACCATAGGGTCACATGTGCTGTCACAATTCATTGTGAGCAAAGGCCTCAGAAAAAAGCTTGCGAGACAACTTTATATTATTGAATCTGTGTTGTGATTGTTTGCGAGAAGGCCAACAGGTGTGGGATAAGTTCCCGTTGCCGTGGTAACCAAGAACAggagtcaggtgtgtgtgtgtgttaaatccTGAATATTGCACCTTTTAAAACTGCCAGGAACTCgatatagatagacagatagatagatagatagatagatactttattcatcaccAGGGggaaattgtatatatatatatatatatatatttaatataaactcTAATGGGCCCCTAAAGACCTGTGTTAAAAGCTCTTTTTCATCATATCAGAGGCATGGcacacatgtttatttattaaagagTTATATTCTCACATCCATCTGTTTTAATTCAATCTGAATGAACAAAATTGCCTAATGTTGCTGTTTCTTCGTGGTGCTTCTCTAAAacggccactagagggcggCAGAGTAGCACTTTAAAAAATGACCCATCGTCTCAAGCTGCTCCTGAAGCAACATCAACAAGGACTCCCGTAATGACGTCACTCATGCCAACCACGAGCTCCCTGATTCTCAGCGGGCTGCGGCCACTTGTTGATGTATTTAATGAGCCTTGAGGACGTATTAAGCTCCACAACGTTCAGTGTTGGAGAGATTATTGTTTTTCATCTGCAGTTGTAAATGCAATGAAATCTGCTTTGACGATAGAAACCTCTACTCTGAGGCTTCAAGGCAGACAAACAGTTGCTCCAGGTGGGATTGTGTTCATGGGTTtacgagaacacacacacacacacacacacacacacacacacacacacacacacacacacacacacacacacacacacacacacacacacacacacacacagtatgtgagCTCACCCTGGAGAAGACAAAGTTGCCATTCATGAAATGACAATTCTTCATTCAGTTAAAATCCATCAAAGTACAGCGTGTACATGCACACCGGTTTGCAGCGGATGGAAGGTGTATTGTTCCACTTGTTCTGCATCAGCTGTTCCATTGAGCATCAGTGACTCATTGATCGGCCATCAGTTTACTGTAGTAACAACCAATTGTATTCATTCAGTTCTCACTATGTCACTCTGCTGATAACGTTATGCCAAATCAGCGCTTGGTGCTACTTGTCCACCGACCCAGGCTCCtatttatgtgttgaaccaCTTTGGTATTGTTGACCTCGCTGACATCTGATGTTCATGGGTTTACAGCTGCTTATCTCTAAATGTTGTACAGTACTTTTTTTCTATGATGCAGCTAACAGTTCCACTCCATTATCCAGTTTGGGTGAAGGCAGGGCACACCCTGCACAATATTTCACACCAACGGGCAATTTAGAGCATCCCATTaacctaagctgcatgtctgtggactgtgggaggaagccggagaacccagagggaaccccACGCTgcggagaacgtgcaaactccacacagtgCTCGCCACTTCACCAACGTGCAGTCATTTCAATGAGTGCT containing:
- the rasl12 gene encoding ras-like protein family member 12, with product MSGIFGKGKTCNSAAAPDKTPAECNLVLLGVMGCGKSALTVKFLTKRFISEYDPHLEDIYSSEEKVDQQPVTVRVMDTCDQEGPVNSERYLSWASAFLVVYSIDNMESFKGCQLYLQTLALHNKTFNPQTPIILLGNKLDMDRYRQVTPCDGELLASRFGCLFFEVSACLDFLSVQHVFYEAVRRARHGGECGCLVPAIYVSEDKALLGVPSFTTPCYKELPTPATAKLVTVKTSRAQSKRRAATLTLLKGFKIF